AAAATGATGAGACAACCAGGGTATTTCAAGTAGAAGATTTGCCTCTTGAGGCCACCAAAGTCAAACTTTTTGATTATGGTGGTAATCGAGTTTACCATCTCGCATACCAAATTCTCAGCAAAGAGAGGTGTGTACCTCTGATAGTAGTAGATTTGGCAAATTTTGCGAAAAATGTTCGAGATAATGGAAAAGAAGAAACATGTAGAATGGTATGCTTCGATTGGCTATCTCATCTCTATCTGGCCTGTCCAAAGCTCGGCCCACCAATTCTTGTTCTCACTCACATAGATGAGCTGACAAGTGCTCAGAGGAGTGAAGCACGAGAAGACCTTCTCATGGAAGCTGAGGCAATAAGAGAGAAATTGCTGAAAGAAGAAAAGCAACTTGAAACACTCGTTCCAAAGATGTTGACCGTGGTTGAGCATCTGTCTAACATGAACCTACCATTGTTTGATGAAGGAGAGATTTTTGAGTTTGGAAACGATCTGGAAGAGACATCTAACATAGAACTTCTTAAAAAGAAGCTCAATGAAAGATGTAAAGAGCATATTGTAGAACTACCCAAATTATGGAATTCTGTGGAGCGTTTCATTCAACAGTTCTCTGAACAGCCATATGTTGAAGTTTCTAAAGTGCTCGAAAACTTTCCAAATGATGATCCACTGATTATCTTGCGTTACATGCACAATGCTGGTCGGGTGTTTTTCTTTGAAAAGATTGAAGGCCTCTCATCTTTCATTTTTCACAGGTTTAGTGAGATCACTTCTATGATAAATCTGCTTTTCCATCATTCTTTACAAGAGCAGATGGACAATCATCTTTGCGAGTTTCAAGTTTTCTCTCATCACGGTCGAGAAATTTGCAAGTTTGAATATGAACAACTGGTACGACGACTGTTTTATGATGGTGTCATGGCCGAAGCTCTTctaaaaaatcttctcaaagaTTCTGCATTGTCATTTTCTGTCTCACGAGAGCTTTTACGCTCTTTTTTGATGATTCATGGCCCCATTCAAGAGTCGCTACATGCCGAATATTTGGTCCCAGCTTTGGCTTTGAAGTCTCCAGGAGTCTTGTTCAAAACCAAAAACAAACTCCAACTAAGATTAGACATCCTTCTTGGAGGTTTGTCTATACCAGAGTACGTTCACCAGCAAATGTCTGTAACAGTTCTCAATCTTCTCCAAAACCATTATCATGAAACTTGTGGTCACAATAATGGAGTCAGCATTGCACATGGAGACAGCATCACAAGTGTTGtacatgatttgcagaaaagAGTCGTCGCTGTGAAAGTATCAACTACGACTAAAGAGCTGAGTGAGTCCTGGAACTGCCTGATTCGCGTCACAGAAGCCATCATTTGTCAATTGTTTCAGTCATGGAAAGCTTGCCGTGTAGCTATTCGTACCTACTGCTCTCACTGCCTCTTCATTGACAGTCCAGAACCTGACATTCAGGTTAATCCCCCTTGGCTTTACTTCCACTACGAACCAAGTGAAGGGAAACCTGAGCTCAAGGTTGCGAATCATTCCGGAATAAAATCTGTCATTTGCAAAAAACACTCCTCTGCTCAAGAAAAGATGCTAACACCTTTGAAGTTTCCATGTAAGTCATTTGAATAATTTAATTCTTTCACTGCCTTATGCGCATTAATGTGTAATCTAGAGTCGACAGCGTTAGGCACATTTCTgcaactttcccagcaattgcatagtagcataattttattattcgttaacAATGTAAAgaacgatctttaggacttttaagGCATTAGAAGTGTTGTCCgaatattttctataaaattggCCTGAAATCACAAAacagtttcaaaattttatttggaaatttcatcataaaaataaaccttttttatttctggTGTTCCAACTATTTAacgttattatagctttcgtAACTACATATTGAGttagaaaacatataattactaatAATGTGTTGATAAAATAATAACCGATTTAGATTTAGATTTTCATGATTACACAGATACTTAAATAGCAGCcttgactctgatggtggtgagaGCAATAGTTTGGTAAGAACATTGTAGATGATCGTTTTGGCTTCGTAGCTATTGTagtttcacatagctttagcaatgaacAGAATATAGATACCTTAAGTTTTTTGCATAGCTCTATTTGTTGACATGTTGgcaaaacaaaatttataacaaaagcttctatatatatatatatatatatatatatatatatatatatatatatatacatatatataaatatatacatatatgaatatatatatcaatttcTTCtttcttggagaagaaattgaaaaatgctggaatgtaagaacaactgtaatcccagtagtcattggggcactggtcgcaataacaccggcgcataaaatgtggcttgcccaaataccaacaacaatcaactcaggtgagttgcagaaaagtgcactattgggaacagctaagatcttgaggcgagtgctcaaactcccaggtctctggtaggagacccgagttagagcagaatttaccacccatacggggtatccggggtgaggaaacaatttttttttcatatatataggttgaagttgaaaaagtATTTATACAATCATGAAACAAAAACGACAATTTTCCGTAAAATGGCTGGTGGTAAGCCAGTAGATAAATTAGTACATAGATGACAGTGAAAGGGTTGTCACCACTATTATCCATTATTTTAGGTTAGTCACATTGAAAAAACAATTACActctttttattttgtattttgtacTCCGGTTTTTTCTGACAGATATTATTACTTATGAGAGTCACTAGCTATAGTTTCTAAACAATAACAAACAAATTTTGTTCTGCATTTACACTATCTGTAAACAGACTATCAGTAAACTTTCAACTTCAAATTTTAGGCTTTCAACTCAATGACAATGAGATAGGAAAGCTTGATGAATATCTTTCCAACTTGGAATCCTGCCAAGCCAGCTCAGAAGAAGGTGATCAGTTGCATAGggaacacatacatgtagttaaaacaCTTTTTCCATCTACATAtggtataaatatacaaattctAATCGTAAGTTTTGGCAAAAATTAACAAACCGAATCATTTATTAcgtaactatttttattgtgaATTCATCAGTGTATTATCAAGATATTGATTCTATTTTGCTTGAAATGCTACACATCACAATATTTAATTAGGCAGGCTTTCAATTGTAGCTCAACCAAGTGATGATGACGGAGTGCCTCCTGTGCAAATATCAGCAAGAGTTGATGAGAGTGATGTATCCGATAGTGAAGAAGGTTATTGTGATGAGACTTCTTCTCCCTTGATCAGCATGAGACTAGCTACTGTTCGAAAGCAAAAAATTAAAGAACTCTACACAAACAAGGACGAGGTATTTATTTGAAGTAAATAAGATATTGTGAGATTTTTGCAACTGCATGGTGGGGTTTATTAAAGGCATAAAATTTCCCATGAAATGACATGACctagttttattattgttaactTTTGCCCGGGTCACCCGAAGATCATAACTCATGTTCTTTGTTGCTGTCAATGTTGTTAGACTGATAAAGAATTATATCACATTCTTAACGTTTCAACACTGAGCTCAATTCTATAGAAATTCTATGCGAACTATTACAAATCTTTTCCAGCTCAACAAGATAAGAAAACTAGTTTGTGGCTTAATTGAGAAAAAGATAACACACCGTAGTACGCCTATATTCAACAACAATATTGGTTTGACACATAGTTGTTTATCTTCTTGTGATTAGGATTTTATACTACAAATATAGCTATTAGCTCCTAAAGTTTAGTTACAGCTTTTGTACACCATGAAGCAATATACAATTCTTTATTATGACCATATAGtaactttttattacat
Above is a window of Watersipora subatra chromosome 3, tzWatSuba1.1, whole genome shotgun sequence DNA encoding:
- the LOC137390452 gene encoding malignant fibrous histiocytoma-amplified sequence 1 homolog gives rise to the protein MLRYLDLFSNNIQSLPFWIYKLERLVKLDLGRNTNLEKIESAVLELKSLVRLECRGCENLKVPPYSVCEQGINAIRKFFVDLAADKPVKLVEVPVAVIGNTLSGKTSLFRTLKTGKRALTHRDRSSENDETTRVFQVEDLPLEATKVKLFDYGGNRVYHLAYQILSKERCVPLIVVDLANFAKNVRDNGKEETCRMVCFDWLSHLYLACPKLGPPILVLTHIDELTSAQRSEAREDLLMEAEAIREKLLKEEKQLETLVPKMLTVVEHLSNMNLPLFDEGEIFEFGNDLEETSNIELLKKKLNERCKEHIVELPKLWNSVERFIQQFSEQPYVEVSKVLENFPNDDPLIILRYMHNAGRVFFFEKIEGLSSFIFHRFSEITSMINLLFHHSLQEQMDNHLCEFQVFSHHGREICKFEYEQLVRRLFYDGVMAEALLKNLLKDSALSFSVSRELLRSFLMIHGPIQESLHAEYLVPALALKSPGVLFKTKNKLQLRLDILLGGLSIPEYVHQQMSVTVLNLLQNHYHETCGHNNGVSIAHGDSITSVVHDLQKRVVAVKVSTTTKELSESWNCLIRVTEAIICQLFQSWKACRVAIRTYCSHCLFIDSPEPDIQVNPPWLYFHYEPSEGKPELKVANHSGIKSVICKKHSSAQEKMLTPLKFPCFQLNDNEIGKLDEYLSNLESCQASSEEAQPSDDDGVPPVQISARVDESDVSDSEEGYCDETSSPLISMRLATVRKQKIKELYTNKDEVYQMSKKRGRALILNIKTFQDPAETRHGSDIDYANLKSLFKDLKFDVAKTQAELTDLSFEVVDNSD